In a genomic window of Brassica rapa cultivar Chiifu-401-42 chromosome A10, CAAS_Brap_v3.01, whole genome shotgun sequence:
- the LOC103843922 gene encoding hexokinase-like 1 protein: MSLITFAASPLVITPTVRSFTFSPPLRRSNNTVMSAVRSETTSTCPVLTMFKKDCATPTPFLRDVANAIADDMQAGLAVHGGGDLEMILTYVDALPSGKEEGLFYALDLGGTNFRVRSVQLGGEEERVVATKSEQLSIPQKLMIGTSEELFGFIASKLADFVAKEEPGRFRLEQGRKREIGFTFSFPVNQTSIDSGTLIKWTKGFNVSGMEGKNVVACLNEAMEAHGLDMRVSALVNDGVGTLAGARYWDKDVMAGVILGTGTNACYVEQKHAIPKLQNKSSSGTTIINTEWGGFSKCLPRTIFDQEMDKDSLNPGEHLYEKMISGMYLGEIVRRVLLHMCQTSDLFGQAVPAKLETPLALKSQDLCKMQEDNTDDLSSVGSILYNIFEVKGDLKDRRRVMEVCDTVVKRGGRLAGAGIVAILERIERETKRLASGQRTVVAMDGALYEKYPQYRQYMQDALVELLGDELASHVQIKHTKDVSGLGAALLAATNSIY, from the exons ATGTCACTCATTACCTTTGCTGCTTCCCCTCTTGTTATTACCCCAACCGTTAGATCTTTCACCTTCTCACCACCTCTTCGTCGCTCCAATAACACCGTAATGTCCGCCGTCCGATCTGAGACCACTTCAACATGTCCTGTACTGACCATGTTTAAGAAGGACTGTGCCACCCCTACGCCGTTCTTACGCGATGTAGCCAACGCCATTGCCGATGACATGCAAGCCGGTCTAGCTGTCCATGGAGGAGGAGATCTCGAGATGATCTTGACTTATGTTGATGCTTTGCCTTCTGG GAAAGAGGAAGGTTTGTTCTATGCATTGGATTTAGGTGGAACAAACTTTCGGGTGCGTAGCGTACAGTTAGGAGGAGAGGAAGAACGTGTCGTAGCCACCAAGTCTGAGCAGCTATCTATTCCTCAGAAGCTTATGATTGGTACAAGTGAG GAACTCTTCGGGTTCATTGCTTCAAAGCTTGCAGATTTCGTTGCAAAGGAGGAGCCAGGGCGGTTTAGGCTGGAACAAGGAAGGAAAAGGGAGATTGGGTTTACTTTCTCCTTCCCTGTGAATCAAACCTCTATTGATTCAGGAACACTTATCAAGTGGACTAAAGGCTTTAATGTCTCTGGAATG GAAGGTAAAAATGTGGTTGCCTGTTTAAATGAAGCTATGGAAGCACATGGACTTGATATGCGAGTTTCTGCTCTC GTAAATGATGGAGTGGGAACATTAGCTGGAGCAAGGTATTGGGACAAAGATGTGATGGCCGGTGTGATTCTTGGCACTGGGACCAATGCTTGTTATGTTGAGCAGAAGCATGCAATTCCTAAACTCCAAAACAAATCTTCTTCTGGAACAACG ATCATAAACACAGAGTGGGGAGGTTTCTCTAAGTGTCTTCCACGAACCATTTTTGACCAAGAGATGGATAAGGATAGCTTAAATCCTGGTGAACAT TTATATGAGAAGATGATCTCAGGGATGTACCTTGGTGAAATTGTAAGGAGGGTTTTGCTCCATATGTGTCAAACTAGTGACTTGTTCGGACAAGCTGTTCCTGCCAAACTAGAAACTCCTTTGGCACTCAA GAGCCAGGATCTATGCAAAATGCAAGAGGACAATACAGATGATCTTTCAAGTGTTGGATCAATCCTATACAACATTTTTGAG GTAAAGGGGGATCTGAAGGATAGGAGGAGAGTGATGGAAGTGTGTGACACGGTAGTGAAACGCGGAGGACGTCTAGCAGGAGCTGGTATAGTGGCAATTCTGGAGAGGATTGAGAGAGAGACAAAAAGACTGGCTTCAGGTCAAAGAACCGTTGTGGCTATGGACGGTGCACTCTACGAGAAGTACCCGCAGTATCGACAGTATATGCAAGATGCACTAGTTGAGCTTCTTGGTGATGAACTTGCAAGTCACGTTCAGATTAAACATACCAAAGATGTGTCTGGGCTTGGTGCTGCTCTTTTGGCCGCTACTAACTCCATTTATTAG